The region CGAGGAATTCTCCCAAACCCGCGTCGCGGACTTCTCCTGCGACGGCATTCCGATGGGCGGCAGCGGAGAGCGTTCCGGACGGCTCCGCATCCAGGCCCACCTCAGTTCCTCCGGACTGGGAGTCACCTGCCGGATCCTCAACGATCACATTCCCGAACTCGAGTCGCTGGGCATCGATCCCGACACCACCGCCACCCTCCGTTACGGCGTGCTGAAGCGCGCGGGCCTCTGCCTCGTCACGGGGCCCACGGGTTCCGGGAAATCCACCACCCTCGCCTCGCTCATCGACTGGGCGCGCCGCCACCACCCCAAGCACATCGTCACCGTCGAGGATCCGATCGAATACCAATACCCGGACGATATGGACGATCCGGAATACCCGGGCCACCGCATCCCCTCGCCCAGCATCGTCACCCAGCAGGAGGTCGGCCGCGACGTCCACTCCTACCGCCAGGGACTCAAGGACGTGCTGCGGAAGGCTCCGCACATCATCCTGCTGGGAGAGATCCGCGACCGCGAGGCCATGGAGACGTGCATGGAGGCGGCCCAGACGGGGCACCTCGTCCTCTCCACGCTGCACACCACGGGCGCGGTCAAGACCATCGGCCGGATCCTCGAACTCTATCCGAAGGAAAACCACGCTTCCGTCCTCAGCCGCCTCGCGGAAATCCTCATCTTCATCCACTCGCAGGGCCTGCTCAACGGCGTGCAACGCCGCGTGCTGACCTACGAATTCCTCCAGAACAACGATGACTCGGTCTCAAGCGCCATCGCCAACTACGACGGCGGGGCCCGCTCGCTCGAAGACGTCATCCGCCGCGCCGGAAACATCGAGTGGGACAACAACCTCAAGCGCCTCCTCAGGCAGGGGGCCATCACCCAGGAGACCTTCCAGAATGCCAAGATGAACAAGAACGACGACGGGTTTTCCTGATCGTCACGACACTTTCCGGGATACGCGGAGCGAATCGTCAGAACTCAGAATCCTTTCGAAACGCGATGCCTTCCCGATCCGACAAAACAAGACACACCAAAAATAAACACACTATGAAACTGACCAATACCATCGGTACGAAACGCAAGGCAGGGATGACCCTGCTCGAGCTGACTGTCGTCATCCTCGTCTTGCTTTCACTCATCTCGATCCTTTTCATCGGCGCCCGCGCCTGGAAAAAAGGATCGGACCGTGCGGCGAACATCCTGAACATCCGCAACGTGCAACAAGCCGTGCGCGCTCACGTGAACGTTCGCGGCCTTGCGGAAGCGGCATCGCTCGCATCCACGGAAATCGTCGGAACAGGCAAGTACCTCAACCCCCCGACACCGCCCAACTCCGACATCACCTACACCTACGGAACCAACGTACCCGGCATCGGCACGCTGTATCTCATCGGGTCGTACGCCAACGACACTTCGGCGGACTACGCTCCGACGAACTATGGCGACTGGTGATTCGAGCATGATCCCCCTTTGATCTCCCATGCGGAGCATCGCATCCCTGCGGTCCGCCCGCCCCTTAACGGGCGGACCGTTTCTGACGTCCCCTTGTCAACATTTCCCCCGGCGCATCATGTACTTCCAGCTATCCAAGTCCCTTGCCCACCTTCCAACATCCCGCCTCCCTGAATGCTTTCCAGCAATACAGGCAGGCCTGCGCCATCCAGCGGACCACCTCGCGTGCCGGCAATCCCGCATGGTATCAGGAAGCTCTTTCCCTGAACCTGCAGCTCCACATCCGCGCGGACGGCTTCTCGATCTCCACCTGGTACTACGACCGCCGGAAGCTCCAATGGAGCGCGGGTCCGGCCCTGTCACATGAGATCCTTCATGATATAGCAAAACTCGAATCGTTCATCGCGGAGGCGCTCCGCCACGCGCGGGCCGGCGGTGCGAACGGCCTTGGAGTCATTCTCCACATCGCCGACGAATTCTCGACCACCGAGCTGAAGCCGGAACTCGACAATCCGGCGTCACTGCCGGAACTGCGCGCCACCGCCGTCACCGATCCCGGAGCGATTCTCGAGGACTCTTCCATCCAGGCCGACCAGGCTTCCTGGCGCGTCCTTCCCTACCCTGCCGCCGGTGGCCAGGCCATCGCCACGACCATCGCCGTTTCCAGGCAATACGCACCGTTCATCGAGCTTCTGCGGGAGGTCGGGGAAAAGACGAATTTCCCGGTCGTCACCCACGCGTTGAGCGCCCCCTTGGTCGTCATCATGGGCCTGGGCGACGTGCTGGCCATCACTCCCGGGAAACCCTTCGTCGCCATCCTCCAGTATCCGTGGTTCACCGCGCTGGCGTTCTTCAACGAACATGCCGACCTCCGGCTGGTCCGCACCCTGCAGCACCGCGGACTCCGCCGTCCGACCAACTTCCGCAACGCCCTCGCCACGACCAACGCGTCCCTGGAGTTCATCGACCCGGATCTCTTCATCCTGCCCCTGGGCGCCAATGTGGACACCACCCTGGCCGCCGATCTGGAGGCCTCGTTCACGGGCTGCCGGGTGGAGGAGATCCTGCGGGACGGACCCGAGGCGGTTCCCGCATGGAGCCCGGAACCGCTCATCGCCGCGAAGGCGGGCCACGCCGAAGCCCCGGCCATTGCCTCCCACACCTTCCAGATCCTGCGGGATGACAAATGGGCGTTGCAGAACTTCCTTCCCACGCCGGACAGCGTTCTGGAGATCTACCCGAACCGCTCGGAAATGCGCCTGCTGAGGATGCTCCGGTTCGCCCGGGCCGCCATCATCATCGTATCGATACTATGCGCGGCGTACTTCGCGTTCGGCGCGCTCGATCTGGTGCGCCGTCCCGAATGGGCCTTCGAGCCGTCCCAGGCGGATGCGGCGCAGGGCAGGCTGGCCCGGCTTTCCGAGGAGCGGAAAAAGGCCGAACACTGGAACAATCTGCTCGAAGACCGGTCGAAGGCGTGGACCAGCATGGAATCCCTCTCCCGCATGTTTCCCGAAAAGGGCGGCATGCTGGTAAAAACCTATTCCCACATCACCAAGGCCGACGGTTCACCGGGACTGGCCAAGGTCGGCTTCACGAAAGAATGGAGGCTCACCGGTTTCGCGCGGGACGAGGCGCTCGACTATCTGAACACCATCAACACCCGCGAGGGGATCTCCGCACATTTCAGCGAGATCGCCCGCATCACCGGAAGCTCCGCCTACCTGCCGAACACCGGAAACCGGACCCTCGTCGTCAATGTCCGCAACCAGGAAAACGGCGCGTTCAAGCCCGTCCCGCCCGAGGAGGCGGACGACTCGGACACCACCACCTACCCCTTCAGCTTCGACCTCACCATCACCCAGCGCTTCGAGGCCACCGACCCGATGGCGATCAACGTCGCCAAGGCACCCTGAACCATGAACCTCTACCGCCAATCCATCGCCTTCTTCGGCATCGCGCTGCCACTCGTGGCCGCCTTCGCCGTGGTGGGCCTTTGCTATCATCTGAAGACCCGGGTGGTCAGGTCCTACGAGAACAAGATGACCAACTACAAGACCTACGAGATGGGCCGCCTCGCCGGACTCGAGATCGAAGGCCAGGTGACAAGGCAGCGGTCCCACATCGACCGCTGGACCAAGCAGCTTGCCGAGGAAACGGCCAGCACCCTCACCACGCAACTGCGGGAAATCACCGAGACGCTGCCCAACAAGGAAATCCAGCAGACCGCCTTCGAACCGACGAAGGCCAAGGCCGGGTTCGGCGCGGTTTCCGCCCAGAACTCATCCCAGATCCGCATCGCCTTCCGGGGGACCTTCCGCACCATGCAGAAGGCGTTTCTGGAACTGGAAACCCGCATGCCCCAGCTCCAGCTCCAGGAGCTGCGCATCGAACCGAACGCGACGCAGTCGTCTCTTCTCAACTTCCAAGTCAGCTACACGGCATGGGAAAACTGACACATCACGCAGGACAGAGGAACGGGATCGCGGTGTTCTCCGCGCTCGCGATCCTGTGTGCCTCGACCTCGCCGGCGTCCGCCCAACCCACGCCAGGTTCCGCTCCTGTTCCGGAGGAACCGTCTTCCGGGAAGACGGTTCCGCCCATCACCACGCCGTCCCGGCTTGTCAGCCCTGAGGAACGTGAGGCCTACATCGACACACTCGCGTCGGCCTTTCTCATCCGCAACCGGACCAAGGATCCCTTCGGCCAGACGCAGGACCCGGACGCCAAGCCGGTCATCCGGCCCTCCGTCGTCCGCAAGTCCACCCAGGCCGCTCCGGTCGTCCTGCCGCTGGCGGAGGTGGTGAAACTGCTCGTCGTCACCACGATCATCCCGGGCGAGAAGCGGTTCCTCGTCGGCACCCGCTCGTTCAAGCAGGGCGATGTCATGCCCGTTTCCTTCCGCAACCGCCAGTTGCGGATCCAGATCACGGAGGTCACGTCCCGCCAGATCTCCTTCCGCAATGTGGACAGCGGGGAAACCGCCGTCCGCCCGCTCAACGTCCTCCCCGCCGGCATGACCCCCGGCCACCAGGGCATCCGGACTCCGGGCATGACACCGGACGCTCCCGGCTCGCCCATCGAGATCGAAGCGGAACCCACCCAACCCTGAAATTTTCCAAACCTGTTTTTCCCATGAAAGCCGCACCCATTCCCACCCTTTCCGCAATGATCCTTGCGGCGGGTCTGCTCACCGCCCAGCCCGCGCCCGAGCCGATGATCGAACCCGTCGCCCCTCCCGTGGAGCTTCCCAATCCTCCGGCTGCCGACGAGACGCAGCAGGAAACCCTGCCTCCCATAGGACTTCCCCCCGTGGTGGCCAAGGAAGCGCCGCCCGCGGCACCCTCCCTACAGGCGGGGGACCCGAAGCAGGAGATGCTCCAGTCCGACGAGGGAATCATCATCAAGGACGCCGGTCTGAACGACACCTTCCAGTTCCTGGCGAAATCCGCGGACCGCCAGTATTTCCACAACAGCAAGATTTCCGGCCCCGAATTCCTCGTCACGGGCCACCTGAACAACGGCAACCCGCTCCAGCAGATGGAGGAGCTGGCATTCATGTACGGCCTGTCCCTTCATACCAAGGGGGACACCATCTACGCCCTGACACAGGCGCAGCTCGCCCAGCTCCCTAGCACCGAGTTCCACTACCAGCTCCGCTACCTCCGCCCCACCGACATGGAGCAGATCAAGGAACTGATCAAACCGATGCTCACCCCGGGAACCGGCATCGTGAACTTCGAGCCGAAGACGAACACCATCATCATCATCGACTCCGCCCACCGCATCGAGCAGGCCCGGAACCTCCTCCACGGCATCGACAAGGCGAAGGGCCAGATCATCGTGGAAACGAAAATCCTGCGGGTGAACAGCACCGCCGCCGAGCGAACCGGCGTGAACTGGGCCACCTCGCTGGGACGGGACGGCACCCCGTTCAGCCTCACCCAGGACCTCAACTCGATCTTCGGCCTGGACACGCCGATCATCAAAGGAGGTCCCAGCGAGAACTCGAACCTCGTGCTTTCCCCATTGCAACTCACCGGCGTGCTCCGCGCGCTGGCGGAGGGCGGACTCGCCCGCCAGGTGTCGAATCCCACGCTCATTACCGAAGACAACGAGCAGGCCGCCATCTCGATCATCGACCGGATCCCCATCATCACCACCACCACCACCGCAAACACCTCCGGCGGAAACCCCACCGTGACCGAGGAGGTCCGCTACAAGATCGACGGCGCGGATCCGTCCATCGACACGCTGCCGGAAAAACACCGGGAGATCGGCATCTCCATCGTGGTCACCCCCACCCTCCTTCCGGACGGCACCGTGCGCATGAAACTGCGTCCGCGGTCCGCCCAGATCGTCGAGCAGATCCTCAGCGTGTCGGGAAACAAGTATCCCCGGGTGACCGAGTCCATGGTCGAGTCGCTGGCCCGGGTGCCGGACGGCCACTCGCTCGTCGTCGGCGGCTTCTATGGCGAGGCCCAGACGAACGGGAAAACCAAGGTCCCGCTGCTGGGAGATGTGCCGGTGCTCAACTTCTTCTTCAAGAGCAAGGACGCCTCCAAGGAGAAGACCAGCCTGGTCTTCATCGTCACGCCCAAGTCATACAACCCCGCCAGCGGCGTCTCGACACGCAACGCCAGCAACCGGCTCCGTTCCGCCACCATCCTCGAATGCGACCATGACTGGGTGGACGAGGACAATCCCGGCCCCGCCCACGAGCCGAACATGAAGCGCACCATCCGTGGCCTGCAACCCGCCGAAGCCCCCTATTATCCCCGCGCGGAGGAACTCGCCCGCCCCACGCCGCCGCCTCCGGCCGCTCCCTCCAAGCCCCGCTTCAGCCGGGCCGCCAAGCATTGAAACGATCCATGCAGTCCGCACTTCCATTTCCAGCCGTGACCGATCCATTCCCGACCGAGGGAAGGGACGACATCTGGAATCACGCCGAAACCTGTCTCCTGCGCACCGCCGAGGCCATCCAGGAAACGCGCGCGTCCACGCCTGCGGAGCTGTCCCAGGCAGTTTCCGCCGCCCGCGAGGCGCATGCCCAGGGAAAGCCCGCCGACCTTCTGGACGTCCTCGCCCGCATCCAGGGCCATGACGAGGAGCACGTCGGTCCCGTCATCCTGAGCCTGGGAGACAAGGTCGCCGCCACCCAGAGCCCTTACGCGCCGCTGCTCCCCTTCGCGGGGAAACTGATCGCGCCCTCCGCCTTTTACGATTCGTTCGACCAGGTGCACCGCATCGCCCGCGTGCTGCTCTCGCCGGTCGTCTACGCGGAGGATACGGACGCCATCGGCACGGCATCGGCCAACCCGGTCGCCGCCGCCATCCTGGCCGACGAGATCCGCGCGGCGGTTTTCAAACGCTTCGGCATCCGGCCCTTCGTCACCATCGCCCGCCTCGACTACGAGAGCTGGACATTCCTCACCCGCAAGCATTTCGAGCTATGATCGAATTCGACGGCATCACCTTCAACGAACTCATCAGCCGCCGCATCATGGGCGAGCTGGCCGGGCATGATCCGAGCTATTCCGAGCTCGCGCAGGACCAGGTGCCGAACCGGGTGACGCGCTACAGCTTCATGGCCGCCATCGCGAAAATCAACGGCCTGCCGTTTTTCCCGAGGGTGGCGGAATTCTGCGAGGCGGCCCTGCACGCCACCTGCGACTCCACGGTGATGACGCGCGGTTTCTTCGCCCCGCTCTGCCTGTCCGGCAGCGACAAGCTCGTCGTCGCCGTGGCGAATCCCTGGAGCCCGTTGCCGGAGGAATACCTCGCCCCCCGTTTCCCGCATCTTGAGATCATCAAGATCGTCACGCTGGCGACGGAGATCAGCCGCGCCATCGAGTCCGTCGCGACGAACAGCGGCCCCAGCAGGTCCGAGCTGGAGGCCATCGACGTGGAGGACCTGGACGACGGCATCCATGACTTCGACGTCACGACGGACTATGCCGAACCGATGGCGCAGCTCGTGGCCACCATCATGGCGGATGCCGTGAGGACGCGCACTTCCGACGTGCACTTCAAGGTGGAGAAGGAGACGTTCTACTATGCGTTCCGTTGCGACGGGGACATCGGCGCGAAGGTGGAGATCCCGATGAAGCTCAAGGACCGCCTGGATGCATTTCTCCTGAACCTGATGAAGCTGCCGACGGAGATCCGCAACACGGCTCCCGGCATTTCCGGAAGATTCACCATCTCGTATTTCCACCGCCCCATCGACATCCGCTACGAGCGCCATCGCACCTACCGCGGCTACCACGTGACGATGCGGCTGCTCGACAAGAGCAACATCAACGTCACCCTCGGAAAGGGCACGCTGGCCTTCGACGACGACACGATGTTCGCGCTGAACAAGGTGATGAAGATCCCCGCCGGCATCATTGTCATGTCCGGCCCCACGGGGTCGGGGAAATCAACGACGCTCAATGCCATCCTGCGCGAGCTCAACCGCCCTGACGTCAACATCCTCACCCTGGAAAACCCGGTGGAGGACGAGGTTCCCGGCATCACCCACTGCGACCTGAAGAGTCCCAAGGAATTCAAGCCGATGATCGCCTCGTTCATGCGGTCGGACCCGGACATCATCCTGATGGGCGAGGTCCGCGACTTCGAGTCCGCCGAGCTCGCGATCGAAGCCGCGGTCACCGGCCACAAGGTCCTGACGACCATCCATACCGCGCGCGCCTCGCAGATCATCGAGCGCTTCGAACAACTCGGCCTCGAGCGGTGGAAAATCGCCCAGACGCTCAAGGCGGCGTGCGCCCAGCGCCTGGTGAAACTGCTCTGCCCCTATTGCAAGGAACCTTCGAAGGGGGTCAGCGAGTTCGACAGGAAAACCTTCAGCCTCGACGATTCCTGGGCGGACATCCCTGTCTTCACCGCGAAAAACGGCGGCTGCGCCGAATGCCGGAACACCGGCTACAACGGCCGCACCGCGATCCTCGAGATCATCCCCATCACCCCCAAGATCTCCGACCTGCTCGCGAAGGGGGAGATGACCCCCTACGAACTGGAACTCAAGGTGGCCGAGGAGGGTGTCCTCCCCAGCCTCCGCCGCAGCGGCCTGCGCCTGCTGCGCGATGGAAAAACCGACCTGCTCGCCGTGAGCAAGGTGATCGACATGACCTACACCGATGATTAGCGCCTCTCCCGCCACCATTCCAGCCAAAGGGGGTGCTCCGGCCACACCGCCCAAAGGCCTTCTCGCGTCCTTGAACAAGCCGAAAAAGGTCAGGGAGTTCAGCAAGAAGGAGCTCGTGGATCTTTTCCGGGGGCTCGGCTCCATGCTGCGCGCGCAGATCAACACCGCGGACGCGATGAAGTATTACAGCCAGGGGCTGCCGAACAAGGCAATGGTGGACGCGCTCGCCCACATCCGCGAGGACATCAATTCCGGGATGAACATCCACGAGGCCTTCCGCCGCACCGGCCGTTTCAGCGAGACCATCGTCGGACTCGTCCAGGCCGGCTCGGACGCGGGCCAGCTCCACCATGCGTTCCAGTCGCTCGCAGCACGTCTGAAGAGCGAGTTGTTTTTCCAGAAGCAGCTCAAGAAGGCCACGATCACGCCGGGTGTGATCATCGGCGTGCTCATGGGGGCGTTCATCGTGTCCCAGGTGAAGATCGTGCCACAGGTCGAGGAAATGCTGGCGGGGGTGAACTCGAAACCGGACGGCATGACGGCCATTTCCTTCAAGGTCAGCCATCTCACCCAGCATACCTGGCCGGTGTTCGTGATCGTGGTCCTGGGAGTCGCGACGGTCATCTTCAAGTCGCCGCTCGTGCGCAACTTCATCCTCGGCTTCGCGATGTCGAAGTGGCGGCTGCTGCGGCTGCTCGTCATGAGCCTGAGACAGGTGACCTTCCTGTCCACGATCCGGCTGCTCCACTCGAACGGCATCAACCTGGCGAAGTCCATCCGTGTCTCGGCGAACAGCGTGAAAAACACCCCTTTCTATCATGAGCTGCGCACCGCCGCGGACAAGTACGAGCACTCCGGTGTCCCGCTCTCCACCGCGTTCGCCAAATACACCTCGGTGGACTCACAGGTCACCCACATGCTGTCCATCGGAGAAAAA is a window of Luteolibacter yonseiensis DNA encoding:
- a CDS encoding GspE/PulE family protein, yielding MIEFDGITFNELISRRIMGELAGHDPSYSELAQDQVPNRVTRYSFMAAIAKINGLPFFPRVAEFCEAALHATCDSTVMTRGFFAPLCLSGSDKLVVAVANPWSPLPEEYLAPRFPHLEIIKIVTLATEISRAIESVATNSGPSRSELEAIDVEDLDDGIHDFDVTTDYAEPMAQLVATIMADAVRTRTSDVHFKVEKETFYYAFRCDGDIGAKVEIPMKLKDRLDAFLLNLMKLPTEIRNTAPGISGRFTISYFHRPIDIRYERHRTYRGYHVTMRLLDKSNINVTLGKGTLAFDDDTMFALNKVMKIPAGIIVMSGPTGSGKSTTLNAILRELNRPDVNILTLENPVEDEVPGITHCDLKSPKEFKPMIASFMRSDPDIILMGEVRDFESAELAIEAAVTGHKVLTTIHTARASQIIERFEQLGLERWKIAQTLKAACAQRLVKLLCPYCKEPSKGVSEFDRKTFSLDDSWADIPVFTAKNGGCAECRNTGYNGRTAILEIIPITPKISDLLAKGEMTPYELELKVAEEGVLPSLRRSGLRLLRDGKTDLLAVSKVIDMTYTDD
- a CDS encoding type IV pilus twitching motility protein PilT, which produces MSAFSTTAAPPPLPGQGSTGAPTRFLTGMGGTDLLGIIFRVCRELRVSDIQMRAGRPVYIHTNKGMEKLDFLGILTARHMDEILKELIRNRESGSHGFGQEDASMDMRVDDKIRLAIEEFSQTRVADFSCDGIPMGGSGERSGRLRIQAHLSSSGLGVTCRILNDHIPELESLGIDPDTTATLRYGVLKRAGLCLVTGPTGSGKSTTLASLIDWARRHHPKHIVTVEDPIEYQYPDDMDDPEYPGHRIPSPSIVTQQEVGRDVHSYRQGLKDVLRKAPHIILLGEIRDREAMETCMEAAQTGHLVLSTLHTTGAVKTIGRILELYPKENHASVLSRLAEILIFIHSQGLLNGVQRRVLTYEFLQNNDDSVSSAIANYDGGARSLEDVIRRAGNIEWDNNLKRLLRQGAITQETFQNAKMNKNDDGFS
- a CDS encoding type II secretion system F family protein, translating into MISASPATIPAKGGAPATPPKGLLASLNKPKKVREFSKKELVDLFRGLGSMLRAQINTADAMKYYSQGLPNKAMVDALAHIREDINSGMNIHEAFRRTGRFSETIVGLVQAGSDAGQLHHAFQSLAARLKSELFFQKQLKKATITPGVIIGVLMGAFIVSQVKIVPQVEEMLAGVNSKPDGMTAISFKVSHLTQHTWPVFVIVVLGVATVIFKSPLVRNFILGFAMSKWRLLRLLVMSLRQVTFLSTIRLLHSNGINLAKSIRVSANSVKNTPFYHELRTAADKYEHSGVPLSTAFAKYTSVDSQVTHMLSIGEKSASLDAQLEMLSEMYEEDLQNHMNAFAAAISFVVLIIAVSLIGAVFVGTFLPIFLMGPKMMNSGI
- a CDS encoding secretin N-terminal domain-containing protein, with translation MKAAPIPTLSAMILAAGLLTAQPAPEPMIEPVAPPVELPNPPAADETQQETLPPIGLPPVVAKEAPPAAPSLQAGDPKQEMLQSDEGIIIKDAGLNDTFQFLAKSADRQYFHNSKISGPEFLVTGHLNNGNPLQQMEELAFMYGLSLHTKGDTIYALTQAQLAQLPSTEFHYQLRYLRPTDMEQIKELIKPMLTPGTGIVNFEPKTNTIIIIDSAHRIEQARNLLHGIDKAKGQIIVETKILRVNSTAAERTGVNWATSLGRDGTPFSLTQDLNSIFGLDTPIIKGGPSENSNLVLSPLQLTGVLRALAEGGLARQVSNPTLITEDNEQAAISIIDRIPIITTTTTANTSGGNPTVTEEVRYKIDGADPSIDTLPEKHREIGISIVVTPTLLPDGTVRMKLRPRSAQIVEQILSVSGNKYPRVTESMVESLARVPDGHSLVVGGFYGEAQTNGKTKVPLLGDVPVLNFFFKSKDASKEKTSLVFIVTPKSYNPASGVSTRNASNRLRSATILECDHDWVDEDNPGPAHEPNMKRTIRGLQPAEAPYYPRAEELARPTPPPPAAPSKPRFSRAAKH